In the bacterium genome, one interval contains:
- a CDS encoding epimerase gives MSAPAPPARIALAGASGLTGAALGAALAAAGVPVRRFVRRSAAGPAEIAWDP, from the coding sequence CTGCCCCGCCGGCGCGCATCGCCCTCGCTGGCGCGAGCGGTCTCACCGGCGCCGCGCTCGGCGCGGCCCTCGCTGCCGCGGGGGTGCCGGTTCGGCGCTTCGTGCGCCGGTCGGCGGCGGGCCCGGCGGAGATCGCCTGGGACCCG